The window TTTTATATAAAACTACTTATAGTGATTTATCTGATTTAAAACATATATATTATGATATTTTAGTTTTTTTTAGTCCAACAGAAATTAAATCTTTATTTAAAAATTTTCCTAAATTTAATCAAAATGGTATAAAAATTGCTACTTTTGGAAAAAATACTTTAAATGCAGCTTATCAAGCTGGATTAAAAATAGATATTAAAGTCCCTACTCCAGAATTTCCATCTATGGCTATGGCTTTAGAAAAATATATTAAAAAACTAAATACAGTAAAATATTGAATTTTATTTTTTATTTTTTTTTTTTCTTTTTAATTTCTTCTTGTGCTAACTATAAACCTCTTACTGGGGGAGAAATAGATATATCTCCTCCACATTTTTTACATTCTATCCCTAATAATTATTCTACTTATGTTAAAACAAATTTAAAAGAAATTAAAATTTTTTTTAATGAAAATATTATTTTAAATGATATTCATCATTGTTTAATAATAAATCCTTTTGATATGAAAAAATATTTTATTATAAATCCTATAAATTTATCTAAAAAATATATCAGTATTCAAATAAAAAAAAATTTAAAAACAAATACTACTTATAGTTTTTTTTTCAAAAACTGTATAAAAGATTATAAAGAAGAAAATATTCTTCCTTTTTTTAAATATGTATTTTCAACTGGAAAATTCATAGATTCAGTTCATATTAAAGGAAAAATTTCTAATTTTAAAAAAAATATCATAATAGTATTATATAAAATTAATCATAAAAAATTTGATTTTTCTATATTGAAAAAAAAACCAGATTACATTGCTTCAATAAATTATAAAATTAATGAATATCAAATTCCATACATTAAAAAAGGAAAATATTTATTATTTTCTTTCAATGATGAAAATAAAAATAAAATATATGAACAAAAAGAATTTATTTTATTTAAAAAAATTTTATTTTTTTTAGAAAATAAAGAATATGATATTCCAATTT of the Blattabacterium cuenoti genome contains:
- a CDS encoding Ig-like domain-containing protein, encoding MNFIFYFFFFFLISSCANYKPLTGGEIDISPPHFLHSIPNNYSTYVKTNLKEIKIFFNENIILNDIHHCLIINPFDMKKYFIINPINLSKKYISIQIKKNLKTNTTYSFFFKNCIKDYKEENILPFFKYVFSTGKFIDSVHIKGKISNFKKNIIIVLYKINHKKFDFSILKKKPDYIASINYKINEYQIPYIKKGKYLLFSFNDENKNKIYEQKEFILFKKILFFLENKEYDIPILK